In one Candidatus Rokuibacteriota bacterium genomic region, the following are encoded:
- a CDS encoding acyl-CoA dehydrogenase family protein: MRIFTEQHEMFRQAVRSFVEKEVVPHIDAWEEAGQIPKSLWPRMGGLGLLGVEYDEKYGGGGADFLTTVVLNEELARSRCASLAMAVSVHTDMASPHLYWTGSEALKEKYLPAICRGEALSAIAVTEPGGGSDVAAVKTRAVADGDHYVLNGSKMFITNGVLADLYFVAARLGPSLQGRRHQGISMFLVERGTPGFSVSRKLDKMGNRASDTAELAFQDMRVPVENLLGQEGKGFYEVMRVFQRERLVAGIQAVAGSARALEDTIAYVQQRQAFDEPLSRKQVVRHRIADMATLLEAARWLTYAACLKFQSREDAVKEISMVKLFCGEIAQKIAYDCVQLHGGYGYMREYPIERFFRDIRLLTIGGGTSEIMKEIIAKQMAL; this comes from the coding sequence ATGAGGATCTTCACCGAGCAGCACGAGATGTTCAGGCAGGCGGTGCGGAGCTTCGTCGAGAAGGAGGTCGTGCCCCACATCGACGCGTGGGAGGAGGCCGGGCAGATCCCCAAGAGCCTCTGGCCCCGGATGGGCGGGCTCGGCTTGCTCGGCGTCGAGTACGACGAGAAGTACGGGGGCGGCGGCGCCGACTTCCTCACCACGGTCGTGCTGAACGAGGAGCTGGCCCGCTCGCGCTGCGCCTCCCTCGCCATGGCGGTGAGCGTCCACACGGACATGGCCTCGCCCCACCTCTACTGGACGGGCTCGGAGGCCCTGAAGGAGAAGTACCTGCCGGCCATCTGCCGCGGCGAGGCGCTCTCCGCCATCGCCGTGACGGAACCCGGCGGGGGGTCGGACGTGGCCGCCGTCAAGACGCGGGCGGTCGCCGACGGCGACCACTACGTCCTCAACGGCTCCAAGATGTTCATCACCAACGGGGTGCTTGCGGACCTCTACTTCGTCGCCGCCCGGCTCGGGCCGAGTCTCCAGGGGCGCCGCCACCAGGGCATCTCCATGTTCCTGGTGGAGCGCGGCACGCCCGGGTTCAGCGTGAGCCGCAAGCTCGACAAGATGGGCAACCGCGCCTCCGACACGGCCGAGCTGGCCTTCCAGGATATGCGGGTGCCGGTCGAGAACCTGCTGGGGCAGGAGGGCAAGGGCTTCTACGAGGTGATGCGCGTCTTCCAGCGCGAGCGGCTGGTCGCGGGGATCCAGGCGGTGGCCGGCTCCGCGCGGGCGCTGGAGGACACCATCGCCTACGTCCAGCAGCGGCAGGCCTTCGACGAGCCGCTTTCCCGGAAGCAGGTGGTGCGGCACCGGATCGCCGACATGGCGACGCTGCTCGAGGCTGCCCGCTGGCTCACCTACGCGGCGTGCCTCAAGTTCCAGAGCCGCGAGGACGCGGTGAAGGAAATCTCGATGGTGAAGCTCTTCTGCGGCGAGATCGCCCAGAAGATCGCCTACGACTGCGTCCAGCTCCACGGCGGCTACGGCTACATGCGCGAGTACCCCATCGAGCGCTTCTTCCGGGATATCCGGCTCCTCACCATCGGCGGCGGCACCTCCGAGATCATGAAGGAGATCATCGCCAAGCAGATGGCGCTCTAG